In Vibrio echinoideorum, the following proteins share a genomic window:
- a CDS encoding ADP-ribosylglycohydrolase family protein: MDNHKERAFYAVVGALVGDAASMGLHWLYDQERILHVAGFEPEFRSPNRFDYQDKGYFAHQGKTAGEQSQYGAQLLAMVDSLVDNQKYDEANYIQHFRFWFDFGGSWQGYIDKATRMSLLNIHQLELEDAPITACGADDTQLPAVSKIIPLVACTYTSHTLPAMVESAVRVTNNNDKAVEWAQAITLLVQAAIQGNSPLQSVEMVRQTCSRFIHDQIDEALAEPELSITDAAKKFGLHCELSAAFPLLIRIIAGAQSFKQGIRDNILCGGDSCGRAIVIGAVLAACFYEEDGGIPTEWLKQVELNGGVLSLPIE, translated from the coding sequence ATGGACAATCATAAAGAAAGAGCTTTTTACGCCGTTGTTGGCGCATTGGTTGGAGACGCCGCTTCAATGGGGCTGCACTGGCTGTATGACCAAGAGAGGATCTTACACGTGGCTGGTTTTGAGCCTGAATTTCGCTCACCGAATCGGTTCGATTATCAAGACAAAGGCTACTTTGCGCACCAAGGTAAAACCGCAGGCGAGCAATCGCAATATGGTGCTCAGTTATTGGCGATGGTCGACAGCTTAGTCGACAACCAAAAATACGATGAAGCGAACTATATTCAACATTTCCGCTTCTGGTTTGATTTTGGCGGCAGTTGGCAAGGGTACATTGATAAAGCGACGCGCATGAGCTTGCTGAACATCCATCAATTAGAGCTAGAGGACGCCCCGATTACTGCCTGTGGCGCAGACGATACGCAACTTCCCGCAGTCTCAAAAATCATCCCACTGGTGGCGTGTACTTACACCTCTCACACTTTGCCAGCCATGGTAGAGAGTGCGGTACGAGTCACTAACAACAACGACAAAGCCGTAGAATGGGCCCAAGCCATCACCCTATTGGTTCAAGCGGCAATTCAAGGCAACTCGCCACTGCAATCGGTAGAAATGGTGCGACAAACTTGCAGCAGATTTATACACGATCAAATCGATGAAGCATTGGCTGAACCTGAGCTTTCGATTACAGATGCCGCGAAGAAGTTCGGATTGCATTGTGAACTGAGTGCCGCATTTCCCTTGCTGATTCGCATCATTGCGGGTGCTCAGAGCTTTAAACAAGGTATTCGCGACAATATTTTGTGTGGTGGTGACAGTTGCGGACGTGCCATCGTTATCGGAGCAGTATTAGCGGCCTGTTTCTACGAAGAAGATGGTGGAATTCCAACCGAATGGCTAAAACAAGTCGAACTCAATGGCGGTGTGCTGTCTTTGCCTATTGAATGA